In a genomic window of Bradyrhizobium sp. LLZ17:
- a CDS encoding sugar ABC transporter ATP-binding protein — translation MVEMSRARAPTGQVVLSAERVSKSFAGVKALNNVDFDLRCGEVHALMGENGAGKSTLMKILAGVHTSYQGTIQVGGRAAAFAGVRDAEEAGVAIIHQELNLVPELSIADNIFLGREPLIGGMLIDRRRMVKAAERLLHRLGVWIAPESRIADLRVGEQQLVEIAKALSLDARILIMDEPTSALSSSECETLFKIVRQLASEGVAIIYTSHRIEEVLDLAGRVTVLRDGRHVVTAPIGDLSRGAIISAMVGRDMVTSDRGAAAQGGANVLSVDDLTLDTLGPHGWRRTLHGVSFQLRRGEILGIGGLLGSGRTEILESIFGVANGWRGGTIAIDGTTADISSPTEAYRLGVALVSEDRKERGLHLAASICDNIALPSIGALSRFGLRAVARERALAADMVGQLSVRCTGIDQTAAALSGGNQQKVVIGKWLATEPRILLLDEPTRGIDIGAKQDIYRLIFDLAAQGLGIVVVTSEMPELLLLSDRILVMCEGRQTGILPRDCATQETVMRLAAPGMAAWSQEALS, via the coding sequence ATGGTCGAGATGAGCCGGGCCCGCGCGCCGACCGGGCAGGTCGTGCTTTCTGCGGAACGCGTCTCGAAGTCCTTTGCCGGCGTAAAGGCGCTCAATAACGTCGACTTCGATCTGCGCTGCGGTGAGGTGCACGCGCTGATGGGCGAGAACGGCGCCGGCAAGAGCACCTTGATGAAAATCCTTGCGGGCGTGCACACGAGCTATCAGGGGACGATTCAGGTCGGTGGCCGGGCCGCCGCATTTGCCGGCGTGCGCGATGCTGAAGAGGCCGGCGTCGCGATCATCCACCAGGAGCTCAATCTCGTTCCCGAGCTGAGCATTGCCGATAACATCTTTCTCGGCCGCGAGCCGCTGATCGGCGGCATGCTGATCGACCGCCGCCGCATGGTCAAGGCGGCGGAGCGTCTGCTGCACCGTCTCGGCGTCTGGATCGCTCCCGAAAGTCGGATCGCCGACTTGCGTGTCGGCGAGCAGCAATTGGTTGAAATCGCCAAGGCGCTATCGCTCGACGCCCGCATCCTCATCATGGACGAGCCGACCTCCGCATTGTCGTCGTCGGAATGCGAGACCCTGTTCAAGATCGTCCGACAACTCGCAAGCGAGGGCGTCGCGATCATCTACACCTCGCATCGGATCGAGGAGGTGCTCGATCTCGCCGGCCGGGTGACGGTGCTGCGCGACGGCAGGCACGTTGTCACGGCTCCGATCGGTGACTTGTCGCGCGGCGCGATCATCTCGGCGATGGTCGGCCGCGACATGGTCACAAGCGATCGCGGTGCGGCCGCGCAAGGCGGTGCGAACGTCCTTTCTGTGGATGACCTGACGCTGGACACGCTCGGTCCGCACGGCTGGCGCCGAACGTTGCACGGCGTCAGCTTTCAGCTCAGGCGCGGCGAGATCCTCGGCATCGGCGGCCTGCTCGGTTCCGGCAGGACGGAGATCCTCGAATCTATCTTTGGTGTCGCAAACGGTTGGCGGGGTGGCACCATCGCGATCGACGGCACAACCGCCGATATCAGCTCGCCAACGGAGGCCTACCGCCTCGGTGTCGCGCTTGTGAGCGAGGATCGCAAAGAGCGCGGCCTGCACCTTGCGGCCTCGATATGCGACAATATCGCCCTGCCCTCGATCGGCGCGCTGTCGCGCTTCGGCCTGCGCGCCGTCGCGCGTGAGCGCGCCCTGGCGGCCGACATGGTCGGCCAGCTCTCGGTCCGCTGCACCGGCATCGATCAGACGGCAGCAGCGCTCTCCGGCGGCAATCAGCAGAAGGTCGTGATCGGCAAATGGCTCGCCACCGAACCGCGGATTCTTCTGCTCGACGAGCCGACCCGCGGCATCGATATCGGCGCGAAGCAGGACATCTACCGGCTGATCTTCGATCTCGCCGCGCAGGGCCTCGGCATCGTCGTGGTCACCTCCGAGATGCCGGAGCTACTTCTGTTGTCCGACCGCATCCTGGTGATGTGTGAGGGACGGCAGACCGGAATCCTGCCGCGCGACTGCGCGACGCAAGAGACGGTGATGCGTCTTGCAGCGCCAGGCATGGCAGCGTGGTCGCAGGAAGCATTGTCATGA
- a CDS encoding DUF4170 domain-containing protein, whose translation MPDSAPQQLLHLVIGGELLDLEHNIFKNLDDVEVVGLYPNYATAHAAWRAKAQSTVDNAQMRYFIVHLHRLLDPNQESKAR comes from the coding sequence ATGCCAGATAGTGCCCCGCAACAACTGCTCCATCTCGTGATCGGTGGCGAACTGCTCGATCTCGAGCACAACATTTTCAAGAACCTGGACGACGTCGAGGTCGTCGGCCTCTATCCGAACTATGCGACCGCGCACGCCGCCTGGCGGGCCAAGGCGCAGAGCACGGTCGACAACGCCCAGATGCGCTATTTCATCGTCCATCTCCACCGGCTGCTCGATCCGAATCAAGAATCGAAGGCGCGTTGA
- a CDS encoding TldD/PmbA family protein, which yields MNPSPSANSTLSPKNSDKANRDLFDQSALSDLAQRLVEAAKRAGADAADAVAVRGISQGVEVRDGRVEESERSEGDDVGLRVFVGQRQAVVSTNDASGDAVTKLAERAVAMARVAPDDKYVGLADPALLARDFPDLDLLDPDVPATSELERRALEAEAAALGVKGVTKSGGASASAGIGGMVLVTSTGFHGSYLRSSQGISATAIVGEGTGMERDYDFTSAPHAADLLAPDIVGRSAGERTVARFNPRKVSTCKVPVVFDPRVAGSLVGHVVGAINGASIARKTSFLKDKLGQQLFAKNIRIIDDPLRKRGLRSQTFDAEGVAVKRTALIDEGVLTTWLLDCATARELGLTTTGHAHRGVSSSPSPGPYNLHLEPGTPTPAELIADIKQGFYITDLIGSGVNGVTGDYSRGASGFWIENGELTYPVSEVTIAGHLFEIFKSMQPANNLEFRYGINAPTVRIEGLTLGGR from the coding sequence GTGAACCCTTCACCATCCGCGAACTCGACGCTGTCGCCCAAAAATTCGGACAAGGCCAATCGCGACCTGTTCGATCAGTCCGCGCTCTCCGATCTCGCACAGCGGCTGGTCGAGGCGGCGAAGCGCGCCGGCGCGGATGCGGCCGATGCGGTCGCGGTGCGCGGCATCTCGCAAGGAGTCGAGGTGCGCGACGGGCGCGTTGAGGAATCCGAGCGTTCCGAGGGCGACGATGTCGGCTTGCGCGTTTTCGTCGGCCAGCGCCAGGCGGTGGTCTCGACCAATGACGCGAGCGGCGATGCCGTGACCAAGCTTGCCGAGCGCGCCGTCGCGATGGCACGGGTCGCGCCCGACGACAAATATGTTGGCCTTGCCGATCCCGCGCTGCTGGCGCGCGACTTCCCCGATCTTGATCTGCTCGATCCCGACGTGCCCGCGACTTCCGAGCTCGAGCGCCGCGCGCTCGAAGCCGAAGCTGCAGCACTCGGGGTGAAGGGCGTGACCAAATCCGGCGGCGCCTCGGCCTCTGCCGGCATCGGCGGCATGGTGCTGGTCACCAGCACCGGCTTCCACGGCTCGTATCTGCGCTCCAGCCAGGGCATCTCGGCCACGGCGATTGTCGGCGAAGGCACCGGCATGGAGCGCGACTACGATTTCACCTCGGCACCGCATGCCGCCGATCTGCTCGCCCCGGACATCGTCGGCCGTTCCGCCGGCGAGCGCACGGTGGCGCGCTTCAATCCGCGCAAGGTCTCGACCTGCAAGGTGCCGGTGGTGTTCGATCCGCGCGTCGCGGGCTCGCTGGTCGGCCATGTCGTCGGCGCCATCAACGGCGCTTCGATCGCGCGCAAGACCAGCTTCCTGAAGGACAAGCTCGGTCAGCAGCTGTTCGCCAAAAATATCCGCATCATCGACGATCCCCTGCGCAAGCGCGGCCTGCGCTCGCAGACCTTTGATGCCGAAGGCGTCGCGGTGAAGAGAACGGCGCTGATCGACGAGGGCGTGCTGACGACCTGGCTGCTCGACTGCGCCACCGCGCGCGAGCTCGGGCTCACCACCACCGGCCACGCGCATCGCGGCGTGTCGTCCTCGCCGTCGCCGGGACCCTATAATCTGCATCTCGAACCGGGCACGCCGACGCCTGCCGAGCTGATCGCCGACATCAAGCAGGGCTTCTACATCACCGATTTGATCGGCTCCGGCGTCAACGGCGTCACCGGCGATTACAGCCGCGGCGCCTCCGGGTTCTGGATCGAGAATGGCGAGCTCACCTATCCCGTCAGCGAAGTCACGATCGCAGGGCACCTGTTCGAGATCTTCAAGTCGATGCAGCCTGCGAACAATCTCGAGTTCCGCTACGGCATCAATGCGCCGACGGTGCGCATCGAGGGCTTGACGCTTGGCGGACGCTGA
- a CDS encoding GntR family transcriptional regulator, with protein MHSLGGFSGGTAAARRAGGSKVDQAYLALKRAIVSGALAPDAPIDKNEWCAIFEVSRLSITTAINRLAFEGLVVVEPQRGSYVAKIHLEDVRQWMLMRRALEVEVVGVCAADMRDDAIAALGQNLAYQMAAITSGDLQGFHELDTRFHRQMTEGLHLGRVGEVLDPIRTHLERVRRTLLPEPGRPEGTLREHEAIFRAIAAHEPDQAKNEMANHLDRVSRELQSFVAKHPGFFED; from the coding sequence ATGCATTCACTCGGCGGATTCAGCGGAGGAACGGCCGCCGCACGTCGGGCGGGCGGATCGAAAGTCGACCAGGCCTATTTGGCACTCAAGCGAGCCATCGTGTCGGGCGCGCTCGCGCCGGACGCCCCAATCGACAAGAACGAGTGGTGTGCAATTTTCGAAGTGTCTCGACTTTCCATCACGACCGCGATCAATCGGCTCGCTTTTGAGGGGCTTGTCGTCGTTGAGCCGCAACGCGGCTCTTACGTGGCCAAGATCCACCTTGAGGATGTGCGGCAATGGATGTTGATGCGGCGCGCGCTGGAGGTAGAGGTTGTGGGGGTTTGTGCAGCCGACATGCGGGACGATGCGATCGCGGCGCTTGGTCAGAACCTCGCCTACCAAATGGCCGCCATCACCAGCGGCGATCTCCAGGGCTTCCACGAACTCGACACCCGATTTCATCGCCAGATGACTGAGGGCTTGCATCTGGGGCGGGTTGGCGAAGTCCTCGATCCAATCCGAACTCATCTTGAGCGAGTTCGCCGCACGCTGCTGCCGGAGCCGGGCCGGCCCGAGGGAACCCTCCGTGAGCACGAGGCGATATTCCGCGCGATTGCTGCGCATGAGCCGGACCAGGCAAAGAACGAAATGGCGAATCATCTCGATCGCGTGTCGCGCGAGTTGCAGTCTTTTGTCGCGAAACATCCCGGCTTCTTCGAAGACTAG
- a CDS encoding DUF6101 family protein: protein MRRQTATCGANPTGSSRSLRLDPLSLPVRFDAHDPRADGYTRQIELHRERVVLRRAVQGMRMAINVRVSDFTGVALRGNDEAQSLVLVHRDPSLSVPLLISADGDELNEAWAIWSEIFALPQLDEGARKPAPRRRRANAIRARRPKFLTRRRTAMTRELPVHREEREIIARS, encoded by the coding sequence GTGAGGCGTCAAACAGCAACATGTGGGGCCAACCCCACCGGGTCGAGCCGCAGCCTGCGGCTCGACCCTCTTTCCCTTCCGGTCCGCTTCGATGCGCATGATCCGCGCGCCGACGGATACACACGGCAAATCGAACTTCATCGCGAGCGTGTCGTGTTGCGCCGTGCCGTCCAGGGCATGCGGATGGCGATCAATGTCCGCGTCAGCGACTTCACCGGTGTCGCGCTGCGCGGCAATGACGAAGCCCAGAGCCTCGTCCTCGTGCATCGTGATCCTTCGCTCTCCGTTCCGCTGCTGATCAGCGCCGATGGCGATGAGCTCAACGAAGCCTGGGCGATCTGGAGCGAGATCTTCGCGCTGCCGCAGCTCGACGAAGGTGCACGCAAGCCGGCGCCGCGCCGTCGCCGCGCCAACGCGATCCGCGCCCGCCGGCCAAAGTTCCTGACGCGCCGTCGTACGGCCATGACGCGTGAGCTGCCGGTTCATCGCGAAGAACGCGAGATCATCGCGAGGAGCTAA
- a CDS encoding lysophospholipid acyltransferase family protein — MKKLLRNTLRSSWFQRAVGFLAAEYLRLVWRTNRFAFDPPDVYDIVEPQIPAIFAFWHGQHFLTPFIRNKDSYRAKVLISRHRDGEFNAIAVERLGIGLIRGSGDHGSAFHRKGGVGAFKEMVRTLQDGCNVALTADVPKRARVAGLGIIMLARESGRPIMPFAMATSRFIRLKNWDRTTINLPFGRGALVGIKEIHVPPDADASTMEALRQELEDTLNEATRRAYARLGRPGPQDG, encoded by the coding sequence TTGAAAAAACTGCTTCGCAACACGCTGCGGAGCAGCTGGTTTCAGCGTGCCGTCGGGTTTCTGGCGGCCGAGTATCTGCGTCTGGTCTGGCGGACCAATCGCTTCGCGTTCGATCCGCCGGATGTCTATGACATCGTCGAGCCGCAGATTCCGGCGATCTTCGCCTTCTGGCACGGCCAGCATTTCCTCACGCCCTTCATCAGGAACAAGGACTCCTACCGGGCCAAGGTCCTGATCTCGCGGCATCGCGACGGCGAGTTCAACGCCATCGCGGTGGAGCGGCTCGGCATCGGTCTGATCCGCGGTTCCGGCGACCATGGCAGCGCCTTCCACCGCAAAGGTGGCGTCGGCGCCTTCAAGGAGATGGTGCGGACGCTGCAGGACGGCTGTAATGTCGCGCTGACCGCCGATGTCCCGAAGCGCGCGCGCGTGGCCGGGCTCGGCATCATCATGCTGGCACGGGAATCGGGGCGGCCGATCATGCCTTTCGCGATGGCGACCAGCCGCTTCATCCGGCTCAAGAACTGGGACCGTACCACCATCAATTTGCCATTCGGGCGGGGCGCATTGGTCGGCATCAAGGAGATCCACGTGCCGCCGGATGCCGATGCCTCCACCATGGAAGCGCTGCGGCAGGAGCTGGAAGACACGCTGAACGAAGCGACCCGCCGCGCCTATGCGCGGCTTGGCCGCCCGGGACCCCAAGATGGCTAA
- a CDS encoding ABC transporter permease, with protein MKAFLRLLSRTKLYWGLLLICLVGALTSPHTSSGNNIFLSYGNLTDVLRQVSITGLVATGMTMVILLGGIDLSVGSVMGFSTVICAMLLTKPGWTAAAVMGVPAATLVSGAAIALVVRFILRGLARGRDVGAGRRRELTVSRWRGLWIPALLGLLGAAAIAWWTASQATAKFGVLGVLLVAPCLALLLGAINGLLTVAGRLQPFIATLAMMVSALGIARLTAGQDNAVVPVYTGTNATEAFELLRSMLWGVLPMPSVFFLAAIILFGALLRFTTFGRYAYAIGGNIEAAKLSGIKVAQVQLTAYLLSGLLAGIAGVLFVAQYRQGKPDAGAGLELDAIAAVVIGGTSLMGGRGGLAGTFVGVLIFGLLSDILQLQNIDSNVQLLMKGLIIVCTVLVQEQNLGQLIARWRFSRSPEASADPKTAESCRLPSAAKAQFAREDLDEAS; from the coding sequence ATGAAGGCGTTTCTTCGGCTCTTGTCTCGGACCAAGCTTTACTGGGGGTTGCTGCTCATCTGCCTGGTCGGTGCGCTCACCTCGCCGCATACGTCATCCGGTAACAACATCTTCCTGTCCTACGGCAACCTGACCGACGTGCTGCGGCAGGTCTCGATCACGGGCCTGGTGGCCACCGGCATGACGATGGTCATTCTGCTCGGCGGCATCGATTTGTCCGTCGGCTCGGTCATGGGCTTTTCGACGGTGATCTGCGCGATGCTGCTCACCAAGCCCGGCTGGACCGCGGCCGCGGTAATGGGCGTTCCGGCGGCGACGCTCGTGAGTGGCGCAGCCATTGCGCTCGTTGTGCGCTTCATTCTCCGGGGGCTGGCGCGAGGCCGTGACGTCGGCGCGGGGCGGCGCCGCGAGCTCACCGTGTCGCGCTGGCGCGGCCTGTGGATTCCCGCGCTGCTTGGCCTTCTCGGCGCCGCCGCAATTGCGTGGTGGACGGCGAGCCAGGCGACGGCCAAGTTCGGCGTACTCGGCGTTCTCCTCGTCGCGCCGTGCCTGGCGCTGCTGCTTGGGGCGATCAACGGGCTCTTGACCGTCGCGGGACGTTTGCAACCTTTCATCGCCACGCTGGCCATGATGGTCAGCGCACTCGGCATCGCCCGTCTCACGGCCGGTCAGGACAATGCCGTCGTGCCGGTCTATACCGGCACCAACGCCACCGAAGCGTTCGAGCTGCTGCGCTCGATGCTGTGGGGCGTGCTGCCTATGCCGAGTGTTTTCTTCCTCGCGGCGATCATCCTGTTCGGCGCGCTCCTGCGCTTCACGACCTTTGGACGCTACGCCTATGCGATCGGCGGCAACATCGAGGCCGCCAAGCTTTCGGGCATCAAGGTGGCCCAGGTCCAGCTCACGGCCTATCTGCTGTCGGGCCTGTTGGCGGGAATTGCGGGGGTCCTGTTCGTCGCGCAGTACCGGCAAGGCAAGCCGGACGCCGGCGCCGGACTCGAACTCGACGCCATCGCCGCCGTCGTGATCGGCGGCACCAGCCTGATGGGCGGACGAGGTGGTCTCGCCGGCACCTTCGTCGGCGTCCTGATCTTCGGTTTACTGTCGGACATCCTCCAGCTTCAGAATATCGACTCCAACGTCCAGCTGCTGATGAAGGGGTTGATCATCGTCTGCACCGTGCTGGTGCAGGAGCAGAATCTCGGCCAGCTCATCGCGCGATGGCGGTTCAGCCGATCGCCGGAAGCCAGTGCCGATCCGAAAACAGCCGAATCCTGTCGGCTGCCAAGCGCCGCCAAGGCGCAATTTGCAAGGGAGGATCTCGATGAAGCGTCGTGA
- a CDS encoding inositol monophosphatase: MADADSLDQSILPRDAALLQETVRDAGALAHSMFRTELKKWTKGASSPVSEADIAVNDLLEARLRGATPDYGWLSEESADDSARLSRRLTWIVDPIDGTRNYLGGHDDWCVSVALVEDASPVLAAVFAPTSGEFFFAARGQGTMLNGAPVRATSGSRLDFSRVAGPKPLVERLKPSLGEIKLHPRIGSLALRLCRVAHGALDAAFAGGNSHDWDLAAADLIVQEADGRMSDLSGDPILYNRREVTHGVLVAAGRDRHASIVSHFRDRPLP, encoded by the coding sequence TTGGCGGACGCTGACTCCCTGGACCAATCCATCCTGCCGCGTGACGCGGCGCTGCTGCAAGAGACGGTGCGGGACGCCGGCGCGCTGGCGCATTCGATGTTTCGGACCGAGCTGAAAAAGTGGACCAAGGGCGCGTCCTCGCCGGTCTCGGAAGCCGACATCGCCGTCAACGACCTGCTGGAAGCGCGGCTGCGCGGCGCCACGCCGGACTACGGCTGGCTGTCGGAGGAGAGCGCCGATGATTCGGCGCGGCTGTCGCGGCGGCTGACATGGATCGTCGATCCCATCGACGGCACGCGCAATTATCTGGGCGGCCATGACGATTGGTGCGTCAGCGTGGCGCTGGTCGAGGATGCCTCGCCGGTGCTGGCCGCGGTGTTCGCGCCGACCAGCGGCGAATTCTTTTTCGCGGCCCGCGGCCAGGGCACGATGCTCAACGGCGCGCCGGTGCGGGCGACATCCGGATCCCGGCTGGACTTTTCGCGGGTCGCCGGCCCGAAGCCCCTGGTCGAGCGACTGAAGCCGTCCCTCGGCGAGATCAAGCTGCATCCGCGAATCGGCTCGCTCGCGCTGCGGCTGTGTCGCGTGGCCCATGGTGCGCTGGATGCGGCTTTTGCGGGCGGCAACAGCCATGATTGGGACCTTGCGGCGGCCGATTTGATCGTGCAGGAAGCGGATGGTAGGATGAGCGACCTCTCCGGAGACCCCATCCTCTATAACCGCCGGGAAGTCACGCACGGGGTGCTGGTGGCAGCGGGCCGCGATCGTCATGCGAGCATCGTCTCGCATTTTCGAGATCGTCCCTTGCCCTGA
- a CDS encoding 3-deoxy-D-manno-octulosonic acid transferase, which produces MRGLAARDPKMANALPMTLRMYRRLASGLVPLAPALIKRRLKQGKEDPARVGERRGLSRDVRPHGPLVWIHGASVGEVLAAAALIERLRDLNLRILLTSGTVTSAAVVAKRFPPDVIHQYVPYDSPRYVARFLDHWKPSLALFIESDLWPNLILAGAARRVPMVLINGRMSPRSFPRWRRMYGTISALLSRFDICLAQSNTDAERFAALGGRDVVTTGNLKLDVTAPPADPAKLERLMAMTRGRPIVVAASTHPGEDEMLVAAHRSLVGIFPQLLTVIVPRHPERGSSISGMITASGLKPALRSREQLPTAATDVYVADTMGELGLFYRLSPIVFMGGSLIRHGGQNPIEAIKLGAAIVHGPNVFNFAEVYAALDHSGGARLAETQEALVKQLGQLLADPAVRDKMQQAGHGVVAQLGGALDRTMTALEPYLMQLRIEMGAANA; this is translated from the coding sequence ATGCGCGGCTTGGCCGCCCGGGACCCCAAGATGGCTAATGCGCTGCCAATGACGCTGCGGATGTATCGGCGGCTCGCCAGCGGCCTGGTGCCGCTTGCGCCTGCGCTGATCAAGCGGCGGCTGAAGCAGGGCAAAGAGGATCCCGCGCGCGTCGGCGAGCGGCGGGGCCTGAGCCGGGACGTGCGGCCGCACGGCCCGCTGGTCTGGATCCATGGCGCCAGCGTCGGCGAGGTCTTGGCCGCGGCTGCGCTGATCGAGCGATTGCGCGATCTCAATTTGCGGATCCTGCTCACCTCCGGCACCGTCACCTCGGCTGCCGTCGTGGCGAAGCGCTTTCCGCCCGACGTCATCCATCAATACGTTCCCTACGATTCCCCGCGCTATGTCGCGCGGTTCCTCGACCATTGGAAGCCGTCGCTGGCGCTGTTCATCGAATCCGATCTGTGGCCGAACCTGATCCTGGCGGGTGCTGCGCGCCGGGTGCCGATGGTGCTGATCAACGGGCGGATGTCGCCGCGTTCGTTCCCGCGCTGGCGGCGGATGTACGGCACCATCTCGGCGCTGCTGTCGCGGTTCGACATCTGCCTGGCGCAATCGAACACCGATGCCGAGCGCTTTGCCGCGCTCGGCGGCCGCGATGTCGTCACCACCGGCAATCTCAAGCTCGACGTGACGGCGCCGCCGGCCGATCCCGCAAAGCTGGAGCGGCTGATGGCGATGACGCGGGGGCGGCCGATCGTCGTCGCGGCCTCGACCCATCCGGGCGAGGACGAGATGCTGGTCGCGGCGCATCGCAGCCTCGTCGGTATCTTCCCGCAATTGCTGACCGTGATCGTACCGCGGCATCCGGAGCGTGGCTCCTCGATCTCGGGCATGATCACCGCGTCGGGCCTGAAGCCGGCGCTGCGCTCGCGCGAGCAGCTGCCGACAGCAGCGACCGACGTCTATGTCGCCGACACTATGGGCGAGCTCGGCCTGTTCTATCGTCTCTCGCCCATCGTGTTCATGGGCGGATCTCTGATCCGCCATGGCGGACAGAATCCGATCGAGGCGATCAAGCTCGGTGCGGCGATCGTGCATGGTCCGAACGTCTTCAACTTCGCCGAGGTTTATGCGGCGCTCGATCACAGCGGCGGCGCGCGTCTGGCCGAGACCCAGGAGGCCCTGGTCAAGCAGCTCGGCCAGCTGCTCGCCGATCCGGCGGTGCGCGACAAGATGCAGCAGGCAGGCCACGGCGTCGTCGCGCAGCTCGGCGGCGCGCTGGATCGCACCATGACTGCGCTCGAGCCGTATCTGATGCAGTTGCGGATCGAGATGGGAGCCGCCAATGCGTGA
- a CDS encoding 16S rRNA (uracil(1498)-N(3))-methyltransferase, protein MPSHDFRAPRLFVDTPLTQDARVPLDRDQSNYLGNVLRLSAGAPILAFNGRDGEWQAAIEGRKRPDNLVILQQARAQDTLPDLAYVFAPLKHARLDYTVQKAVEMGAAVLQPVQTRFTQASRVNTERMRANVIEAAEQCGILSLAAVAEPVPLERFLGQRDPDRLLVFCDEAAEVENPIHGLQAAREAGHDQGRIGIDVLIGPEGGFAEEERALLLRQPSILRLALGPRILRADTAAVAALALVQAVLGDWRGS, encoded by the coding sequence ATGCCCTCCCACGATTTTCGCGCTCCCCGCCTGTTCGTCGATACCCCCCTCACCCAGGACGCCAGGGTTCCGCTCGACCGCGACCAGAGCAATTATCTCGGCAACGTGCTCCGGCTCTCGGCTGGCGCCCCGATCCTGGCCTTCAACGGCCGCGACGGCGAATGGCAGGCCGCGATCGAAGGTCGCAAGCGGCCCGACAACCTCGTGATCCTCCAGCAGGCTCGTGCCCAGGACACCCTGCCCGACCTCGCCTACGTCTTTGCCCCGCTCAAGCATGCGCGGCTGGACTACACCGTGCAGAAGGCCGTCGAGATGGGTGCGGCCGTCCTGCAACCGGTCCAGACCCGCTTCACGCAGGCGTCCCGCGTCAACACCGAGCGCATGCGGGCCAATGTGATCGAGGCGGCCGAGCAATGCGGGATCTTGAGCCTTGCTGCGGTGGCCGAGCCGGTGCCGCTCGAGCGCTTCCTGGGCCAGCGCGACCCCGACCGGCTCCTCGTCTTCTGCGATGAGGCGGCGGAGGTCGAAAACCCCATTCATGGCCTGCAAGCCGCGCGCGAGGCCGGGCACGACCAAGGCAGAATTGGCATCGACGTGCTGATCGGCCCGGAAGGCGGCTTTGCCGAGGAAGAGCGCGCGCTGCTGCTGCGGCAGCCCAGTATCCTGCGGCTCGCGCTCGGCCCGCGGATCCTGCGCGCTGACACGGCCGCCGTAGCGGCGCTGGCGCTGGTGCAGGCGGTGCTGGGCGATTGGCGTGGCAGCTAG
- a CDS encoding substrate-binding domain-containing protein: MTIYVPAGWSPAKAAAKWKVGFSQCTTLEPWRVQFNKDIQAEAKKQPDVELVITDGQDKTEKQVADCENLIVQQVNVLLISPKESAGLTGVVEKAIDAKIPVIVLDRNVDTKRITQFIGGDNVAIGKAAGEYAVKLLGGPGKATGNVVEIWGGMGTQPAHDRHDGFHAFTDKEPGIKNLLNNQSGDWKQDKAYNIMTTALRNNEKIDLVYGHNDPMAYGAYLAAKDAGRDKDIKFILGIDGLPDEGVTWVSKGQLTATFLYATPGAEGLRQAVKLLKGEKLEPVITLPTMLITRDNASEILKKNGLL; encoded by the coding sequence ATGACGATCTACGTGCCGGCCGGCTGGAGTCCCGCCAAGGCCGCCGCGAAGTGGAAAGTCGGCTTCAGCCAATGCACCACGCTCGAGCCGTGGCGCGTGCAATTCAACAAGGATATCCAGGCCGAGGCCAAGAAGCAGCCCGACGTCGAGCTCGTCATCACCGACGGCCAGGACAAGACCGAGAAGCAGGTCGCCGATTGCGAAAACCTCATTGTCCAGCAGGTCAACGTCCTCTTGATCTCACCCAAGGAATCGGCGGGGCTGACCGGGGTCGTCGAGAAGGCGATCGACGCCAAGATTCCGGTCATCGTGCTGGATCGCAACGTCGACACCAAGCGGATCACACAGTTCATCGGCGGCGACAATGTCGCGATCGGCAAGGCCGCCGGCGAATATGCCGTGAAGCTGCTCGGCGGTCCCGGCAAGGCGACCGGCAACGTCGTCGAAATCTGGGGCGGAATGGGCACGCAGCCCGCACACGACCGGCACGACGGCTTCCATGCTTTCACCGACAAGGAACCGGGCATCAAGAACCTGCTCAACAATCAGTCGGGCGACTGGAAGCAGGACAAAGCCTACAACATCATGACGACTGCGCTGCGCAACAACGAGAAGATCGACCTGGTCTATGGCCATAACGATCCGATGGCCTATGGCGCCTATCTCGCGGCCAAGGACGCCGGCCGCGACAAGGATATCAAGTTCATTCTTGGCATCGACGGCCTGCCGGATGAAGGCGTGACCTGGGTCAGCAAGGGGCAGCTCACGGCGACATTCCTCTATGCAACGCCCGGAGCCGAAGGGCTGCGGCAAGCTGTCAAACTCTTGAAGGGCGAAAAGCTCGAGCCGGTCATCACCTTGCCCACGATGCTGATTACGCGGGACAACGCATCGGAGATCCTGAAGAAGAACGGGCTGCTCTGA